GTCTGTGGATCGGCGACGTTCAGCTGGCAGAGCCGTTCAAAGAGGCTTTGTGGTTCAAATTCGTCAAAAGAGTCCGCGGCACTTGTATCTGGGAAGGTATATGTCCGTCCTCTGATGTTGTGCAACAGATTATGcaaaaaatgaaattatttttgaGACGTCACATGGATTTAATTCCCATTTGAAAGTAACGTTTCAGGCAAAATACGAAAATAACTCCGCCATGTTTGGTTGTTATTGTGTAACCCCTCCTTACCGCCACATGATGGCGGTAGAGAGAcacttgttatttattaaaccCACAGGGGCGAGTGGATGTCAGTGCACTTGTATACCTAAACAGAGGTGTTTTTTACCAAGTTTCAGTTAGTAGCATTCCCAATATAATCTTACATTTAATGGTGCTGCATTCAAAAGTATACCTAAGTGTAGTTTACGTAATTTGACAGTAAAAGGAAgtttattatatgttatatattgttGAGTTGTTTGTTAAAATGCATCCTATTTTATAAACTGATCATGTGATTTCTATTTTATTCAAATCTGCAAATGAATTAGATCCTGTACCTGTACGATTGATGTTCTTTGATGTACTTTAATATAAGCTGTAAAATGTCACTCAGAGTGAAAGTATTCAGTAGCAGAAAGATATAAGTCAAATACAGTACctcaaaagtaaatgtattttgttactctgttgttattattagacAAATGTTCTCCTTTTGTTTATGATGCTTAATCTGTTTAACGCAACAAAGTATATTTTTTCCCTCCAAAGAAAAATATAGGCCACATCTACCTTTTTGTTTGGGAAATAAATCTTAAAAACATCTTTATGATCACTAAATGTCCCCAAACACGCTCAAATAGGTATATGGTCACTAAGTTGCTCCTTTGTCACCAGGTAGTGGTCCGAGCCATGACAGATGTTGTTCATATGATGAGAGGAACATGGTGGACGGAGTGTACTGCCATCCGATTGGTCACTGGATAGAGGGAACAGGACACATAGATGAGATGAAACACACCACCAACTTCTATTTTGGTGTGGCTGGTCAGAAGGCCATTCATTTCTCCAGGTAATACAGTACGACAGTCACACAAAGCCGAAGCCATCATTGTGATGTTGTATGGGAATGCTGGGAGTATCTCGATTTCATTCAACAAGTATGGCATGTTAGTCTCGGCGAAAAGATTTTAGAAATCAGAGTGTCAATAAGTTGGCAGCATGACTTTAGACGGTTAGAGTTGGGCAGCGTGGGCGTCATACAGAGTCAGTCCTGAAACCTGAATACAGACTGGGGAGGTTTAGCAAGACGCCCGTCAGCATCAAAGCCTCAgggtgttttttattgttgtggCCGAGCTTTACCTTTTACCTCGGCATTAAAAAGAGGATTTGGTCTGTGTTGGTAAACTAAgtatgaaaacattaaaaaaagcagtTAGATATCTTTTATGTTCCTAAAGCATTGGAGTTATTGCTTTCTTGTAGCCTGTAACAAGTACAAATTGATATCCATACATCCCACCCCCCTAATGAAATGTGATGCTCGTTGAAAGTTGTCTGTCTTTTGTGATGTGAAATCCGATGATACTACATTTAATAATACAGAAAAATAATGAGATCCCCAGGGGCAAATGAATTTTCCTGCTGAAGTGTGATTGTTTCTTGAACAACACAAGAGGGCTGATCAGCTCCTCCTCCCTTATCTTCCATTACGGTTTTCAATCATAAGCGATCTTCTTTAGTTCTCAGTCCAAGTTTGAATTCTGCTTTGTGTGTGATACTAAATCAGTGAGAGAAAATGATTCAGCTCCTGCGTCTTCTGCTGCTGACACGACGGTCCTGCTAAACGGGCAGAACAGTCATGTCCCACTGCCCTCTCTTGATgaaagttgtctctctctcacagggAAGACAAAGCCGCAATCACCCTCTCAGGGCTGCTCACTCCTTTGTTTTTTGACCTTGCTCTCTCCCATTCCTTTATAAATGCTGTCTGTACTTGAAAATCAATCCACAAGCAAGTAGGGGATTTCAATCTCTGCCTTTTTCACAAgtctagagagagagatcgTGAGTTGTCTGTCGGCTCGTAATATCTCAGTGACAGCTTCCAGGATCAATAGCTGAATTGAAATCAGTCACTATATGCTCCCGTCAAACAAGAGATAAACTTGTGTCACATAATTTAAAAAGGGATCCTCAAGATGTAATTTGTTGTTCAAAAATGCATGTGAATATAAATCTGTCAAAGAGGTTGCTGAAAGTCACTACTGTGCTGTTCCCCTTTGTACTTTTTGCAATCTGTCTGGCATTGATTCTACACGTCTTTGTAGGTTTTGAGTATTCACATCTATTCTTAGCACCCTGTTAGTTTCCAGAAATGTATCAATGGGTAAGCAAACACTCGGGAGGGCGATGTCTGTTGAGTAAGTCGGTCAGTCCACCACTTCGATCCatactgaaatatctcaacaactgtgACATGGATTGCTTTGAAATCTGGTACCGATATGGATGGTGGCCAGAGGATGAATGCCAGTCTTTGGTCCGTCATCCACTGGGTAACAGAAAACAAGTCCACCGTCATGTTTGACTGTTTTATGCACCGTTACACCACCACTCTCCTGCCTCACAGACTTTAAACACACATCTTGTTACACAACCTTAAGAAATGTTGCAGCATGAGCAGACGTGACGGAATGTACTTTACATGTGGGGGACatctgcaacaaaaacaatgcaaGTTAATGGTTTGGAGGATGCTATTTATATTTGAATGAAATCTGTTTATTGGACATTAATTGTTGagcaaatattcacacacacacacacacacaacagccaGCATCAAACAACCCGTGCATGCCTTCCGTTTTTTAAGGCACATACTCGCTGCCATGATATACCGGGCACAGCAGAAATGATCCCGGGACCCTGGAGGCAGCGAGCACATAACTTGCATAAGAATGAGCAGCCTTGGCTGGTTCCATCCGGTTTTAATTAGTGTCTGAAGACCTTACACGGCTTTTGCCAAGGACCTGTGTTTAGTAGGAAGCACTGCGCCTTTGTGTCTTTCCTATTAATAGCTATTTCTAATTAGTCTGTCAGCCCTTACATCCATGTAGCCCCAAGTATCATACACACTCACCTCTGCAATAACTCAAATGATTCATAGAGACTTTACCTCACCGTCTAGCAGGTGCCTTGTCACTCATGCTGGTATTTAGGGAAGAGGAGGCTTgaaggttatttatttttgtaattagttTTTATTACTGGTACAAGAAGAGTCAATTCATACGGCGTACTTATACAACAGCGCACCAGAGACAGAAATCTTTTCCATAAAGTATATTCCTACTTTGTTGGGTAACAATTAACCATTTACTAGAATCTTCTGAAAATTCTCATATTTTCATTGTAGTGTAATAGATTGAAATAGTCTGTCAAACTGATGAAATTGGTTTTCCGCAACTTGGCCAGTTCATCTTTTGAGTTTTGGTATAGTCcaagtgttatatatatatatattgatttggTTTCTGAGAGTAAGAACTAACAGTATAATTCTTCAGCAGCAAAAAAAGATCAATGTACTCTGGCAAACTCTGGCATATAATAACAGCATAAATAGAAATGATGAATGCTATCTCTGTTTGTTGCCCCCAGGGTGCTGCCACATATTTGGCTGGGCAGCTGCCCTCGACAGGTGGAACATGTGACGATCAAGATGAAGCATGAATTGGGAATTACTGCAGTGATGAACTTCCAGACAGAGTGCGATGTGGTGAACAACTCCGACGGCTGCAGGCGCAACCTTGGAGAAGCCATGACCCCTGAGACCATGATGCGTTTGTACAAAGACTGTGGCTTGGTGTATGTGTGGATACCCACACCTGACATGAGCACTGAGGGTAAGGAGGATTCTTGCGACATGcaagaataaatatataataataacagggTTTAGTCAAGTCAGAGTTGAGAGAACGCATCATTTTTGCAGTGCAGTGCAGTCATGGAGCTGAAAAGCCTTAAAGCTCCTCAGTTTGACATCCTTCACCGGAGTGTTTATTCACCTTGGAGAGCTAACTGAAGGTTTCATTCAAATATGTATAGGTCCGAAAATTAGcatgaattaattattttagAACATTTCTAGAATTAgataaatgcatgaaataaacatgaaaaggaTCTTAGTTCATTGCTGGTATTATATCCCACCATGGCCACTGATCTTCTTCCAAGGTTCCCTTTAACCAGAGTGTTACAGTAAAATATCTCATGTCTTGTGTAAGTCACAAAAGAAGTGCCGCATATGCTTCCACAGTAAattcaaataaagaaagaatgCAAACAAAATTACCCGAGATACATGCGTAGCTGTCGATACTTGTAGTTTATTCCTGACAGTGTGATAATTTACTTGTGAATCCAGCAACCTGCGCATGGATTGtgataaatgtacattttgagtATGCATGGGGTGGCTCGAGGCAAACAACTGGCGACAGTCCTTTATggtacatttaaaattcttctccaaAGGTGATGCCGAATAGTTAACATTGTCGTAACAGGTCACCCGGTATGTTTATGAATAAGTCTGACAATACTCTATATTTTTTCTTATCAATACCATTTAAACAataccaaaaccaacaatgaattgatCCTACCAAGTCGTATCTGTgtatttaaagtttatttaaaatgtatgtatcGTTGTTTCCTTGCCAAAGACCAACATTGGCCTTTTATTTACTGAGAGTTACTTGGTCTTTTATTTACCTTTCCCTCTAAATGTCCTCTGTGTTGTTGTCGTCTTCTGCAGGTCGGATCCGGATGCTTCCCCAGGCTGTATTTTTGCTTCATGGTCTCTTGGAGAATGGTCACACTGTCTATGTTCACTGTAACGCCGGAGTAGGCCGGTCGACGGCAGCCGTGTGCGGCCTGCTCATGTACGTCCTTGGCTGGAGCCTGAGGAAGGTGCAGTACTTTGTTGCGGCCAGGAGGGCGGCAGTGTACATAGATGAGGCGGCTTTAGTCCAGGCTCAGGCAGACTTCACTCAGAAGTTTGGACGACTACGACCATCCATCTCTTGCCCAGATCCATGATAATGTCGTTTCCTTGCATTGTCTTCAACATTGAAGCATAGCTTACAGTTATGAGAAGTTCCACTGGACTGAACTCTCGGAAAGGAATATGACTTCTGAAAAAAACATGCTCTGTAGTCAGCGCCAGAAGGAGAAATAACCTATAGCAAGAAGATGTACTCAACACATGAGCCACTTCAGCTGAGTGGCTTTCAACATCTGGTTGATCCCCGAGTGTCTGAAGATGTTTCAAACTATTAATCCTATTGTGATGTGCTGGCTTGTCAGCTTCAGGACTCTAGTAGTATCAGTAAAGGTCTGCAGTGGTGTTTGAAAAGACCTTTTCCTTTCGTCTTTTTTGTACTGATTAATTCAGAGAAGGacatttttgtttatgtgttgAATAGCAATGAATGAGAATTAAAACGGAAAGAAAAGTATCGCTCCACTACCTTTACCGCGGTTTGCTTTCACCCAAAGGTTTTCTTTCCACAGTTGCTAATGCATGATTATGCATCAAAGCAACAAATCAATTTTCAAACCAAAATAACGACGATGCCTATCCCTCTCTGTCAGAGAAGTATTCAGCTCCCACACATTGAAGAATACAGCTCCGCTCCATCTCTCCCAGAGAGCCTGATagcatttcatctttatttattaatctgaCAGATGCTATTCCGACCCATCACCTAAATAACGAAAACCAAATCCCTGCCAAACCATTTTAATGCATACACAATTAGACATTATTGGAATACTGCTTATCAATCTGCCTAGATTCCTATTGTGgatatattgcttttttttaagttagtgttttgtggggggcggggggaggggatgTGTGCTAGTGGAAGCAAATCATTGAGGATTTTTAATATGTTCAAAGAAAAGTGTgacatgctttttctttttcttttgaagaaGCAGAATATTTACTGGTTTTGTGTATACAAAGGATGTATAAAGACAACTGAACACTGTTGGATGCGGCATTCTGTTTATTTCCGATGAAAGTTTCTGGGGTTTGTCCCTTAATTCACGCCCATGTAATTGGTAAACATCTTGCATTTATTCCACTGGGTTATTGTCAGTGATTTGATGTTGGAAAGCATTTGCAGTCCATATGATTTCCAGGATCTGCCAATCACCGATACCGATCCCCCGGATCCTTGCATTCACATTCGAGTAAACATTCGAGAGAATTTTTAACTGTCAAAGAGATGGCTTTTTATGGTGCAGATGGAGCCACAAATATCTCAAAAGTACCATTTAATCCAGACTGTTCCTAGAATATATCCTGTGTGCTTGTTATGAGCATTTTGTTTTGGCATGCAATGTCCCTGCAAGCCATCAGCTCATATTTAttccttctgcttcttctaTTACAGATATTCATTCTGCTGATTTTAAAGCATCACAGGgccattctttaaatgtgcttaTGCAGTACACCTTCTATTTCCTTCTTTAATGGATCCATCAATGGCCTTTTCTCCACTGTAAAATGAATAAACtataatgaaataaacatttagaaGAAACAACCTTTTCAGTAAAAGGTTCAATCCCACTAAGCAGAGCAACTCGGTCATGATAAGGAGTTCTTGTATGAAATGTGGACAACAATAAAAGACACTATCCAAATACATACAGTGTCCGTTTATGCCCAAAGGTAAAGATTATactgaaacaaagacatttttactATATTCCTCTCAGTATGCATGTcctgtatatatagtatactatataataacttcATGATTTCAACCATTTTAACTACTGTTGATGATGTTAATATGCAGCTGGGGTTTATATTTAAACTCCTTGGACACACATTATGATATTTAGTGTACAGGCAATATACATTTTCCATACATGTTATGCTGTTTCAAATGTTCTTTGTCAGTGTGTTCCAAGagacacatttaaatcagtCCAAGTTCATGACAGTGCCACAGCCCGTCGTCAGCACAGCGACGCCAGCCAAGACGAAAACAAAATAATAGAGCTGTGTATCTACCAGAATGTCTGAAATGGCAAATCTCACCAGCTGTGACAATTGTATCATCATTCGTACAATAGCAGTGTGGGAATACTGCCTGTCAGTGTATCATGAACAGCAAGTACACCGAACAGGCCCCGATCCCTGGTGGCCTCTGGACTAGCACTGTACTCTCCATCAGCTCGACTGTTAGAAAAGACGGTTGTGTATGAGAACTATACTTCGGGTAACTTCCCTAGCCAAGTTCCTAGCCTGCTCGTTTTGCATGAAACATCACATGTGCAGTGCTAAAACGTTTTATCCCGGTCAAAAATACATTGACGACAATGACATTCTGCATTATTCAGCCACATAATCAAGTTATTAAATAGTCTATTTACACTCCGACTGCAAAAGCAATGACCTCTGGACACTGGATCCACTGGAGCCTGCATGTGACATAGGGAGGGGAGCCAAATCTTTCCGAATCCAAGCATTCAAATGGTTGTGCACAAGCACTGAAAAAGTACTTATTTTTcatgatatgtcccctttaaattCAATATACTCGATATTACGAGATGTATTTGTTGCAGCAGACGGCACATAAACAGTGTGCAGGGATATTACAGAGTGCAAGTAGAAAACACAATTCAAACTATATTCAGAAGAATACAACTCTACATTTTCTATTCGTAtggttatatttattttcaaccaTTACCACAATTTGGTAACAAAGCTGTTTCCAGTAACAAGCCAGACATTGCAAAGGTCTCATTAAATGTTCCACTGCTTTATTTTGCTTATCGGCAAGATGGATGAGCTGAGCTACTGAAAGTCAGTATGGCACATTCACAAGAAGTCATTAATTGTGTATTCTCTGTATTAGATAATATCATCTAAACAGAACCAGCCAGTCTATTTCAGCTTTGGAAAGTCAATTGTGTTTTGTCCAATAAGCCTTTGGTGGACTAAGACGCATGATGATGATTTGGAACATGAACTCTGCCCTTTGAAACGTTTACCATCCGTCTTGCATGCAGTTCTATTAGCTAGAACAGTCTGCACTGGGCAAGCATTCATCAAAGAGAGTTAAAGCCCTTTTCACCTGCACAGACAGCCCTACAactcacacatacagacatacatcaGTCTAGGCACCACTGGTTAATTTACTTAATGGTTTCCATGTGCATCCATATTTGCATGGTATGGGCTCAATCTGGGCTTGACTTTGCTCCTGGGCGGACATCCAGCCACCCTGCAGGTGCCTACTGTCGAGGGAAATGTGATTTAACCAAATAGTTCCATATTTACAGGCTTATTCTACCGTGTATGTTTCACTAGCTTGTACCAACAGCCCATCTTGTCGGAGGACAGGAGAGGGGTTGCTCTATATTCAGGAACATTTGACTATGAGGAATTCTGTGTAATAACAATACTACTacgactaataataataatatgccaGCACAGTTGCACATTGAATGTGCAACTACTGgcatattatactgtatattgtattgACAAGTTTCCTGTAAAATCTGCTTTGTTGTTCTCCCATCTTCCACATCGGCACTGCCATTGATCAGTGTCCGCAGGACAGATTCTGGTATGAACAAGAGAGGGGGATACAACTCTTACCAGGAGTGTTGGTGTGTCacagggaaaaacacaagagtGAAAGGACTGTGTGCTGTGCATAATCCCTGATAAAATACTGATGTCTTAATGCAAACTGTTTCATGAATGCTACTACAGCACTTCACAGGTAGACGCTAAGTTCAATAACCTTGGACTTGGCCAATAGAGATATATCCaaaatcaatacattccatCTGTTACCTGGGGCTCAGCTCTGGGTCTGTGGAGTCCTGTCTGGCTCTGTATTTCACTCTTTTTCTATATCTCATTTCTCATATTGGAAATTAAGCAATGATCTTGAGTCACACAGAGGTTGAAGGAAACATTTGAGGAACCAGGTTATGACTTATTAGCTTGAAACTAGTTACTAGTTCATTAACTCTTAATGATTAAATCTATATCTGTTAACATTATTAGTTCCCTACAAAAATAATCACAGAAAGAAATGCATATATCAAAATATACATATCTAAATAGtctatatgtttttatttaaaagcctCTCTTTTTATAAAGACAAATGGAGCATAATTAAAATGACCATTAtagtggttttgtttgttttggctcATTAACTATGAACTTCTACTTGCTGTCCATAACAGCAAATGTCATGAAGTATAAAGTTATGTTATTTTTGTGGGTGAGAATTATGTCAGTTTGCAGCAAACTCCAAATAAAGGTTGGCAGCTCCTCAAATAGTTTGGCTTTAAGTTTGTTTCATCAATATACTTGCATTGTTTTTTCGTATTCTAATCAAACTAAAAAGCATTTGattagaatattaaaaaaatttggaccacatcattttattttgtgcataAAGGATTTATGATGCTCTCTCTTGAGAAAGAAAGATGCAGAGCCTTTTTTCTGTGCTTTGCTGCAGATTTAAAGCATAATAAATTATGAGCCTAAGATGGCCTCACATAGTATCATTACATCTTCGGTGGAGAGCAGTCTTTCACTTCCTTGGAATCTAGTGGAGGGTAGGCATATTTGAcagtttgacaaaacaatcaCTCAGTTGTCAAAATCCTGTCTCGTGTTTCCTTCTTTTAGTTCATTTTTCTAAACTCATCCATCAGATGCCTTGCAGTAAACAGTGGTGATGTGTGACCACATCAgatctttatgtgtgtgtctttacaaactgtttgtatttatatttataatccCGCTTGAACTAAACAAGACTGGACAGGTATACATTACTTTATGAAAGGAGTTTGTTTGAAGACGTTTTTAGCACGTAATTAAGCCGGCTAGCTTTCAGAGTGAGACAATAGAAATGGTGTGATCATGCATGATAAGTGGGTCTGCCTCCCTTGTTTCTTTCCCCCTGCTTGAATCAGTGATGCCAGATGCCCGAGCTGACAGCTCAGTTAACTTGGTAATCATGAGATCAATGAGCGCCAAATGGATCTGATGAAAGACATGTCCATCATTTTAGCATTGCTTGATTCTGCAGGGAAAAGGCCGCCATGCgatatagagatagatagatagatagatagacagatatacagatatacagatagatagacagatagacagatagatagatagatagatagatagacagatagatagacagatagacagatagacagatagatagatagacagatagacagatagataaatagatatagatactttattcatccccagggggaaatttctttttagcagcaacaaacaaggttacaatatatacaatacaaatatacaaaattaaattaaatagtagagcaggacatattaaatttaagaaaattaaataattatattattatagttatatacagtgtatataagggagtataaagtatataaagtgaagcggAGCGAGGGTTATTTATGTTGATTCactttgaggaggatctggccagaggggatttattttaaagtattatagcagtgggcaggaatgttctcctgtatcaggaatgttctcctgtatctggccttgtgacagcggagctgaagcagtctgttggagaacgtgctcctctgtccctgcagtaggtggtgcaGAAGGTGTTctgggttatccaatatggacaatcgtttcttcagtgtcctcctctccaccacctgttccagatAGTCTTCTTTGCAGACAATGATGCATATGTGGTTATCTAGGCGTTTTCTGTTTGGTATGACCAGCGACCCAAACTCTCAAAATAGTCTATCAACGTCAACTCCTCTCGCGCCTAGAAAAGAAATTCTGGAgctttttccccctgaaaatGTTGGCAGCTCACCAGTCGGCTTAGTCCGGTTAGCTGGATTAGTCAAGCTCATATGATTTGTGTCAAACTGTATGCTTGCATTGTTCAACTGAAGTCAGGTATATCTGTTGATGCActtcaaacatttcatttgtgaAAGCATCACCCGAGTGTGTCAATTAGAGGaactaaacaaaaatgtattggCAAGTCTTCAGTCTTCCTCCTACAGCAGATTCAAACCATGCCAAAAGTAATGATGAGTATTTATAGATTCCTTTATGCAACCACACTTGATAGAcaatacagaataaaagcatatGGTACAAGTATGATACAAGTGCAAAAGCCCACTACAATGTGCCTTCACATGGGCATTTTAGTGCAGAGCGCAGGACTTGTATAAATAAGTACAAGCTGTAGAACAGTTCAATAATTATCAGCAGGTCAGAGTCTTATTGCTGCTGTCTTTGCCAGGGCTCCCTTGGGGAAGAGATGTTATAATCACAATGGGACTTGGTTAAATAAAGGTGTAATATTTacaagcagaaataaatactcATTACGATGGAATTACTagcatttgtgtcatttatttgtattggaAATATTCCAGTATTTAAGTGATTTCATGGTCAATGAGGGGCTGCACAGCAAGaggggttcgatccccgattgtccttctgtgtgggttctccggcttcctcccacagtccaaagacatgcagcttgggttaattggagactctaaagCTGTCCATGGGTGTagatgtgagcgtgaatggttgtcagtctctatatgtgccctgcaATAAACTGGCGACCggtccagggtgaaccc
The nucleotide sequence above comes from Cyclopterus lumpus isolate fCycLum1 chromosome 24, fCycLum1.pri, whole genome shotgun sequence. Encoded proteins:
- the epm2a gene encoding laforin isoform X1 — its product is MLFRFGVILTPESPDVEVSVLGSRAEMGNWDPRGAVQMRASQKLLLSTQEPCLWIGDVQLAEPFKEALWFKFVKRVRGTCIWEGSGPSHDRCCSYDERNMVDGVYCHPIGHWIEGTGHIDEMKHTTNFYFGVAGQKAIHFSRVLPHIWLGSCPRQVEHVTIKMKHELGITAVMNFQTECDVVNNSDGCRRNLGEAMTPETMMRLYKDCGLVYVWIPTPDMSTEGRIRMLPQAVFLLHGLLENGHTVYVHCNAGVGRSTAAVCGLLMYVLGWSLRKVQYFVAARRAAVYIDEAALVQAQADFTQKFGRLRPSISCPDP
- the epm2a gene encoding laforin isoform X2; amino-acid sequence: MVDGVYCHPIGHWIEGTGHIDEMKHTTNFYFGVAGQKAIHFSRVLPHIWLGSCPRQVEHVTIKMKHELGITAVMNFQTECDVVNNSDGCRRNLGEAMTPETMMRLYKDCGLVYVWIPTPDMSTEGRIRMLPQAVFLLHGLLENGHTVYVHCNAGVGRSTAAVCGLLMYVLGWSLRKVQYFVAARRAAVYIDEAALVQAQADFTQKFGRLRPSISCPDP